The following are encoded in a window of Ictalurus punctatus breed USDA103 chromosome 13, Coco_2.0, whole genome shotgun sequence genomic DNA:
- the LOC108273521 gene encoding protein tweety homolog 2-like isoform X2 — translation MSSSELDYIPPWWIYWLHQFPHINLRLQQINNTFNPQEENYQQSLLFLVCLSSAALGVNLLVLALYLSFLCCCRKKSEADDEDETKKPSSHCVTWTAVTAGLLSCIAVGVGFYGNSETNDGVYQLTYSLYNTNHTLVGAEDLVSSTLDGIQGGLKEHLSRLDEIFATRSDFVKSLKLMQQMAENLIKQLLGLPDWEQAKVDLTHIADRTAVVEYYRWLTYLLILIVDLLICLLACLGLAKKSRCLLTTMMVFSMLILIVSWASLGVDVATAVGVSDFCVSPDKFIMNKTKDVISSDIVHYYLYCSQTLPNPFQQSLTIVQRSLTAMQINVQGLLKFAVPLFPTAESDLLSLKLMLNNSEAQLHQITALLDCRGINKDYLDALMGVCYDGVEGLLYLSLFSLLSVTAFCIMMGVIPRAWTQINNRERDYGDFEDSDPFSSRAQTENLHTFYSYSSSQNSLHSPPAPPTSNRNQSSVFGGNARFEDAPLINRGSPPPSYSPTMRANYLSMSEDQMRHFGDDFRA, via the exons ATGTCATCCTCTGAACTGGACTACATCCCTCCGTGGTGGATCTATTGGCTTCACCAGTTTCCTCACATCAATCTGAGACTCCAGCAAATCAACAACACCTTCAACCCTCAAGAAGAAAACTACCAGCAG tctcTGCTCTTCCTGGTGTGTTTATCCTCGGCTGCGTTGGGTGTGAATCTCCTCGTGCTCGCTCTTTATCTCAGTTTCCTGTGCTGCTGTCGGAAGAAAAGTGAGGCTGATGACGAGGACGAGACGAAGAAGCCGAGCTCACACTGCGTCACCTGGACGGCCGTCACCGCTGGACTTctgagctg TATCGCAGTTGGGGttggtttctatggtaacagtgAGACCAACGATGGAGTTTATCAGCTGACCTACTCCCTGTACAACACCAATCACACACTGGTGGGAGCAGAAGACCTG GTTTCGTCTACGTTGGATGGGATTCAGGGCGGACTAAAGGAACACTTGTCCCGATTGGACGAGATATTCGCCACGCGAAGTGACTTTGTAAAGTCGCTGAAGTTGATGCAGCAGATGGCGGAGAACCTTATTAAACAGCTGCTGGGACTGCCAGACTGGGAACAGGCCAAAGTGGACCTGACCCACATCGCTGACCGCACCGCAGTGGTCGAGTACTACAG gtggctGACATATCTGCTGATTCTCATAGTAGATCTGCTGATCTGTCTGTTGGCGTGTCTCGGTCTGGCCAAGAAATCACGCTGCCTTCTCACAAC gatGATGGTATTCAGCATGCTAATTCTGATTGTGAGCTGGGCGTCTCTGGGGGTCGACGTAGCTACGGCTGTG ggtGTCAGTGATTTCTGTGTGTCTCCAGACAAGTTCATCATGAACAAGACCAAAGATGTGATCAGCTcag aTATTGTTCATTATTATCTGTACTGCAGTCAGACGCTTCCCAATCCCTTCCAACAG TCCCTGACAATCGTCCAGAGATCTCTGACCGCCATGCAGATTAACGTCCAGGGGTTATTAAAGTTCGCTGTGCCGCTGTTCCCTACtgctgag agTGATCTCCTGAGTCTTAAGCTCATGTTGAACAATTCTGAGGCGCAACTACATCAGATTACTGCTCTACTCGATTGCAGAGGAATCAATAAG gactatCTGGATGCTCTGATGGGTGTGTGTTATGACGGTGTAGAGGGGTTGCTGTATCTCAGTCTTTTCTCTCTGCTGTCCGTCACTGCCTTCTGCATCATGATGGGTGTGATTCCCCGAGCCTGGACACAAATCAACaaccg aGAAAGGGATTATGGGGATTTTGAGGACTCTGACCCTTTCAGCTCTCGGGCTCAGACTGAAAACTTACACACTTTCTACAGCTACAGCAGCAGCCAGAACAGCCTTCACTCACCACCGGCTCCGCCCACCTCCAacag gaatCAGTCGTCAGTGTTCGGAGGAAACGCCCGCTTTGAGGACGCACCATTAATAAACCGAGGCTCTCCTCCTCCCTCG TATTCTCCCACTATGCGAGCCAACTACCTCTCGATGTCAGAAGATCAGATGAGACACTTTGGCGACGATTTTAGGGCTTGA
- the LOC108273521 gene encoding protein tweety homolog 2-like isoform X1 — translation MSSSELDYIPPWWIYWLHQFPHINLRLQQINNTFNPQEENYQQSLLFLVCLSSAALGVNLLVLALYLSFLCCCRKKSEADDEDETKKPSSHCVTWTAVTAGLLSCIAVGVGFYGNSETNDGVYQLTYSLYNTNHTLVGAEDLVSSTLDGIQGGLKEHLSRLDEIFATRSDFVKSLKLMQQMAENLIKQLLGLPDWEQAKVDLTHIADRTAVVEYYRWLTYLLILIVDLLICLLACLGLAKKSRCLLTTMMVFSMLILIVSWASLGVDVATAVGVSDFCVSPDKFIMNKTKDVISSDIVHYYLYCSQTLPNPFQQFLLQSLTIVQRSLTAMQINVQGLLKFAVPLFPTAESDLLSLKLMLNNSEAQLHQITALLDCRGINKDYLDALMGVCYDGVEGLLYLSLFSLLSVTAFCIMMGVIPRAWTQINNRERDYGDFEDSDPFSSRAQTENLHTFYSYSSSQNSLHSPPAPPTSNRNQSSVFGGNARFEDAPLINRGSPPPSYSPTMRANYLSMSEDQMRHFGDDFRA, via the exons ATGTCATCCTCTGAACTGGACTACATCCCTCCGTGGTGGATCTATTGGCTTCACCAGTTTCCTCACATCAATCTGAGACTCCAGCAAATCAACAACACCTTCAACCCTCAAGAAGAAAACTACCAGCAG tctcTGCTCTTCCTGGTGTGTTTATCCTCGGCTGCGTTGGGTGTGAATCTCCTCGTGCTCGCTCTTTATCTCAGTTTCCTGTGCTGCTGTCGGAAGAAAAGTGAGGCTGATGACGAGGACGAGACGAAGAAGCCGAGCTCACACTGCGTCACCTGGACGGCCGTCACCGCTGGACTTctgagctg TATCGCAGTTGGGGttggtttctatggtaacagtgAGACCAACGATGGAGTTTATCAGCTGACCTACTCCCTGTACAACACCAATCACACACTGGTGGGAGCAGAAGACCTG GTTTCGTCTACGTTGGATGGGATTCAGGGCGGACTAAAGGAACACTTGTCCCGATTGGACGAGATATTCGCCACGCGAAGTGACTTTGTAAAGTCGCTGAAGTTGATGCAGCAGATGGCGGAGAACCTTATTAAACAGCTGCTGGGACTGCCAGACTGGGAACAGGCCAAAGTGGACCTGACCCACATCGCTGACCGCACCGCAGTGGTCGAGTACTACAG gtggctGACATATCTGCTGATTCTCATAGTAGATCTGCTGATCTGTCTGTTGGCGTGTCTCGGTCTGGCCAAGAAATCACGCTGCCTTCTCACAAC gatGATGGTATTCAGCATGCTAATTCTGATTGTGAGCTGGGCGTCTCTGGGGGTCGACGTAGCTACGGCTGTG ggtGTCAGTGATTTCTGTGTGTCTCCAGACAAGTTCATCATGAACAAGACCAAAGATGTGATCAGCTcag aTATTGTTCATTATTATCTGTACTGCAGTCAGACGCTTCCCAATCCCTTCCAACAG TTTCTCCTGCAGTCCCTGACAATCGTCCAGAGATCTCTGACCGCCATGCAGATTAACGTCCAGGGGTTATTAAAGTTCGCTGTGCCGCTGTTCCCTACtgctgag agTGATCTCCTGAGTCTTAAGCTCATGTTGAACAATTCTGAGGCGCAACTACATCAGATTACTGCTCTACTCGATTGCAGAGGAATCAATAAG gactatCTGGATGCTCTGATGGGTGTGTGTTATGACGGTGTAGAGGGGTTGCTGTATCTCAGTCTTTTCTCTCTGCTGTCCGTCACTGCCTTCTGCATCATGATGGGTGTGATTCCCCGAGCCTGGACACAAATCAACaaccg aGAAAGGGATTATGGGGATTTTGAGGACTCTGACCCTTTCAGCTCTCGGGCTCAGACTGAAAACTTACACACTTTCTACAGCTACAGCAGCAGCCAGAACAGCCTTCACTCACCACCGGCTCCGCCCACCTCCAacag gaatCAGTCGTCAGTGTTCGGAGGAAACGCCCGCTTTGAGGACGCACCATTAATAAACCGAGGCTCTCCTCCTCCCTCG TATTCTCCCACTATGCGAGCCAACTACCTCTCGATGTCAGAAGATCAGATGAGACACTTTGGCGACGATTTTAGGGCTTGA